From Uloborus diversus isolate 005 chromosome 8, Udiv.v.3.1, whole genome shotgun sequence, a single genomic window includes:
- the LOC129228034 gene encoding uncharacterized protein LOC129228034 produces the protein MEQEERDLILNHELSEIGQKISNIMRRNEALKRKVKRLESVSKDQQSHVLKESCKFLSTKSGEYKDSIKKLKKHLKCRGYDPSLSHGRLVIKREKVQELEEKLNQITSQLGTYQDLPADEKVAKFKIEEAKKELTQVQKDIDALLFNIC, from the exons ATGGAGCAAGAGGAAAGAGATTTGATTCTGAATCATGAACTATCAGAGATCGGTCAGAAAATTTCTAACATTATGCGCAGGAATGAAGCTCTTAAAAG AAAAGTGAAAAGACTAGAATCTGTTTCAAAAGATCAACAGAGTCATGTCCTAAAAGAGTCCTGTAAGTTTCTATCAACTAAAAGTGGAGAATATAAAGATAGTATTAAGAAATTAAag AAACATCTCAAATGTAGAGGATATGATCCTTCATTATCTCATGGACGTCTAGTTATAAAAAGAGAG aaagTTCAAGAGCTGGAAGAAAAGTTGAACCAAATTACTTCTCAACTTGGAACTTACCAAGATTTACCTGCT gATGAAAAGGTTGCAAAGTTCAAAATTGAGGAAGCTAAGAAGGAATTAACTCAAGTCCAAAAAGATATTGATGctcttctttttaatatttgttaa